Proteins co-encoded in one Chloroflexota bacterium genomic window:
- a CDS encoding site-specific DNA-methyltransferase, whose translation MMIVNANALHIPLADESVQCVITSPPYWGLRDYGVDGQLGLESTPEEYISNMVQVFREIWRVLRPDGTLWLNLGDSYAGSGGAGGDYNPGGLRKGQPRYPGTAKLVRSKRVPRGKGSGRWGGGDRKVLNLPAKNLIGIPWRVAFALQADGWYLRQDIIWHKPNPMPESVHDRCTRAHEYIFLFAKSSRYYYNADAIVEPAVGGHSATAASFRRGSGKRSIPVLPGKAATHRLSRPDVRYNGPTRNRRSVWTVATRPYRGAHFATFPPELIEPMVLAGSRPGDIVLDPFAGTGTVGQVCIKYGRRFIGIELNPDYIKLAQRRTSNVQIALLAIGYNARRSKEP comes from the coding sequence ATGATGATTGTAAATGCGAACGCATTACATATTCCTTTGGCTGATGAAAGTGTCCAATGCGTTATTACTTCCCCGCCCTATTGGGGGCTGCGCGACTATGGTGTAGATGGGCAACTTGGTTTGGAGTCAACTCCGGAAGAATATATTTCTAATATGGTGCAAGTCTTTCGGGAAATATGGCGCGTGCTTCGCCCAGACGGGACGTTATGGCTAAATCTGGGTGATAGTTATGCTGGCAGTGGAGGAGCGGGTGGCGATTACAATCCTGGCGGGCTGAGAAAGGGGCAGCCGCGATACCCTGGTACAGCCAAACTTGTACGGTCAAAACGTGTGCCACGCGGTAAGGGGTCGGGGCGGTGGGGCGGTGGTGATAGGAAGGTGCTCAATTTGCCTGCGAAAAATCTGATAGGCATTCCCTGGCGAGTGGCCTTTGCGCTACAGGCAGACGGCTGGTATTTGCGGCAAGATATTATTTGGCACAAGCCCAACCCTATGCCAGAAAGTGTGCATGACCGTTGCACGCGGGCACACGAATATATTTTTCTGTTCGCAAAATCTTCGCGGTACTATTACAACGCTGATGCTATCGTCGAGCCAGCAGTTGGCGGCCACAGCGCGACCGCCGCCTCGTTCAGGCGAGGCAGCGGAAAGCGAAGTATCCCGGTTCTCCCTGGGAAAGCCGCCACGCACAGACTGAGCAGGCCAGACGTGCGATACAACGGCCCGACCCGAAATCGGCGCAGCGTTTGGACCGTTGCTACGCGGCCCTATCGGGGCGCGCATTTTGCTACATTCCCGCCGGAATTGATTGAGCCTATGGTATTAGCGGGAAGCCGCCCAGGCGACATTGTATTAGACCCATTTGCCGGGACGGGTACTGTTGGTCAGGTGTGCATTAAATATGGTCGGCGCTTTATCGGGATAGAACTTAATCCCGACTATATCAAACTGGCACAGCGGAGAACCTCTAATGTCCAAATCGCCCTTTTAGCCATTGGCTATAATGCCAGAAGGAGCAAGGAGCCATGA